A stretch of DNA from Nitrosopumilus zosterae:
AGACCAGAAGATGGACTTGAATGAGATCACTAAAACATTTCCAGATGTAGAATATCACCCTGATCAATTTCCAGGACTAGTTTTTAGATTAAAGACACCAAAGACGGCTACATTGATTTTCACTTCAGGCAAAATGGTATGTACTGGTTCCAAATCTGAAGAGATGGCGAGAAAGGCAGTAAAGACAGTTGTGCAAAAACTTCGAAAAGGCGGAATTAAAGTAAAAAAAGATGCAACTGTACAAATTCAAAATATTGTAGCATCTATTAATCTAGGTGGAAAAATTCATTTGGAGCAAGCAGCAAGAACATTGCCTAGAAGCATGTACGAACCTGAGCAATTTCCAGGACTTATTCACAGAATGTTAGATCCAAAGACAGTGATTTTGTTATTTTCATCAGGAAAGCTTGTCTGCACAGGAGCTAAACAAGAACCAGACGTTTACAGATCAGTTAACAACTTGCACGCATTACTAGAAGAAAAAAACCTAATGATTTATGATTAATCATAAATCAAATCTATTTTCATTAATTTCTATAATTTACTTATAAGTATAATTGTCATCATACAAATTTTGAAACAAGAAGATATGATGCTGAAAAAGTGTCTTAAAGGGCATATTTTAAAAATACAGATGAAAGAAACGAAACAGACTAGATTTTAAAAAAATTATTTTATAGAACTGCCAAGAGGAACATCTTCATTTACTGTTAGCCAAAAGGGTTTATCATCAACATCAGCTGCCAATAACATTGCATTTGATTCAA
This window harbors:
- a CDS encoding TATA-box-binding protein, translated to MPQTKPIVSVENVVASASVDQKMDLNEITKTFPDVEYHPDQFPGLVFRLKTPKTATLIFTSGKMVCTGSKSEEMARKAVKTVVQKLRKGGIKVKKDATVQIQNIVASINLGGKIHLEQAARTLPRSMYEPEQFPGLIHRMLDPKTVILLFSSGKLVCTGAKQEPDVYRSVNNLHALLEEKNLMIYD